Below is a window of Acidimicrobiia bacterium DNA.
AGGTGACCTCGCCGAAGTCATGGACCGTCTCGACACCCACTCCGCGATTAAATCGCGTCCTGTGCGCGTCCTGGGCGACATCATCGACCTACCGCAGAGAAGCAAAAACCCCCGCTGAGCAGGGGTTTCGCGAGTGGGTCCGGTGGGAATTGAACCCACAACCAACGGATTAAAAGTCCGCTGCTCTACCGGATTGAGCTACAGACCCAATGGTCCCTTAACGATACCCGCTGCACGCATCGCTGGGGAAATCGTTTCTACGGTTCCGACGGGAGGAACACCCGGGTACGAGTTGCGACTCGGTTCGTCTCGCCGGTTTCGACGTTGTAGGCGACCAGTGCCATGATGCCGGGATCGCCTTCGAGCATGCGGTCGACATCACCTTCGCAGGCGAGCACCCAGAGGCCGTCCGATTCGAGACAAGTGACCGGACCGTCGAGGACGAGTCGGACGAGCTCAGCGCCCGTATTCGTTGCACGCACAACGACGACTGGACTCCAGAAGTGGTTGTACGTGCCGCTGCCCTGGCTGTGGTCGGTGTAGATGAACCGGCGGCCGTCGGCAGATAGGGTCCGGTACCCGGCGTAATCGCCCCCCAGGAGATCGGCCCCCGTTGTACTGATCAGCTCACTGGTATTCCTTCTGCGTCGCCAAGCGTCGCGATCGCAATGCCGCCTCGTTCGAGATAGCCGACCGAACCGCTCTCAAATGGGTCGATCTCGCTCGGGTCGATGAGAAAGGGATAGAGATCGGCAGTTCCTAATTCATACAGGCCAGGTGCTGTCGGGTCGCAACTGTCCCACACAAGCATCCGCCCGTCCCTAACGACGATGTCCAGGCATTGGTAGAGAAGCGAGTCCGGCGGCGCGGCAAGCGGCGTCACGAGGACACCGTCGACTCCGTAACTGACCGCCACGTCACCCTCCACCAGCCATGTGTCTTTAGCGAACTAGTTGGTGACCCAGGTGGTCGTGTCTGCGGTCCAGACTTCGAATGCATCGAATCGTTCGACGACTGCGTAGTCGGGTCGGTCGCTGCCGAACAACTGCGTTAGGAGGTCGTCGGGCCGGGGTGACTCCACGAGCGGCGGAAGATCGGCGATCACGAATTGGCCCTCAAACATGCCGACACTCATCGTCGCGGTTTGTCCCGATTGCTCGTGGGTGACCGAGAAGTTCCAGCGAGGTGGAGCGATTCCGTCGTATTGGATAAACGGGTCGTCCGGCTCGACCGTATAGGGCCCGTTGCAGAGATCCGGCTCGCAAGCCGCTCCCAAATAGTCTGCTGCGGCGATGTTCTGGTTATCGCCGAAGGCAGTACCGGCATTCGTGGCCGGGAACCCGGCTTGCTCATAGGCTCCGGCAGCCAGCGCCGCCAAGTAGTTCTCGAGATGCTTCTCGGGAACGGCGGAATCAATATCCGGGGTGATCGAGTCATCAACGTTGGTGGTGGTGCTCGTCGTCGTTGGACTCGCCAACGTGGTGCTCGGGCTGACCGGGCCTGGGGAGGAAGTGGTGGTTGGCTGGGACACCGTTGGAGCGGCCGGGGAGGCCGCCGGTTGATCGGTCGAGCAGGCAACGAGCAGCAAGGCTCCGATAAGGCTGCTGGACAGAGACCGCAACATGGGTACGTAACGTAGTCGCCGCCGCGGATAGTTCCGGGATTGCCGACCGGGAATTGGCGGTTAACGTTCTTCGATAGAGTCTGTCGTGTGAATGCTCCGTTCGTTCCTGTCGACTTTGTTGTGCCCGAATCGTTTGTAGGCCCTGGATTCCGCCTCGAGCCTCTGGCTGCAGCTCACAACGAACGTGATCATGCGGCGTGGATGTCGAGCATCGAACACATCCTCGCGACCCCCGGCTCCGAAACCTGGGGTGGGAGTTGGCCGGTTCCGATGACTCTTGAGGAAAACCTTTCCGATTTGAATCGGCATGCCAAGGAGTTCGCCGAGCGGGTCGCTTTTGCCTACTCGATCCTCGATGGCGACGACGTGGTCGGCTGCCTGTATATCAAGCCGACCGACATGGACGACCACGATGTCGAGGTGAAGTCATGGGTTCGGGCTTCACGAGCAGAGTTGGATCGGGTGGTTTGGGAGGCCGTGTCTGATTGGCTGGCCACCGTCTGGCCGTTCCTGAATCCCTGCTACGCACCGAGGCCGTAGAGGCCTTGGCCAGATGTCCGGGATGTTGGCGACGTGACATCGCGAGAGATAGACGGTGGTGTGAATCGGCGCGCGATGGCAACCGGGCTGGTTGAGCGACCAGAATGGCGGGCATGTTGCGCTTCGGGATGTCCGGATTGCCGCCCGAAGGGGTGGACGATGCAGTCTTCTTGGATGAGCTCGTTTCTCGCGGGCACTCGGCGTACGAACTCGGCTTCACGAAAGACTTTCCCTGGAAAGAGAAACGTTGTGTTGCCTTCGGGAAAGCTGCCGCGGAGCGAGGCATCGACGTCTCGCTTCACGCTCCCTACTTTGCCATTCTGACCGGAGCCGACGACGAAAAGGCCAAGCTGCCGGTATCGGCGCTGGAGCATTCGATGAAACTTGGCAGAGCCCTCGGAGCCCGGATCATCTGTGCCCACATCGGGGTCCATGGCGATCGTGAGCCGGCGGCGACGATGGACCTGGTTCGCCGGCGGCTCGATTACCTGTCGCCCAAGATCGCCCACCTCGGCGTGGCGCTCGGGTTCGAAACGTCGGGTAACGACAACAACTTCGGGTCCATTGGAGACATCGCGCTGCTCGCCGAAGAATTCCCTTTCGTCTACCCGCTGATCGACTGGGCTCATGTTCACGCAACGACGCGGGGAGCTCTCACTTCGGTGGAAGCGTTCGACCAGGTTCTCGGATTCGTGATCGATTCCTTCCCGGAGTGGAAAACCGATCCGCTGCAATGCCAGTTTTCGGACAACGAGTTCGGTGAGCACGGAGAGATCCGACACGTTCGGTACGGTACGGGGACCCTTCGCATTGAGCCCCTTATCGAGGCAGCCTGGAATCGTGGCATTGACATGGTCGTCATCTCCGAATCGCGGGATCGAGAGAGCCACGATGAGATCTACGCCGAAGCGGTCGTTGCCACCGTCAGAGTTCGCGGGTCTGACGAAGGGCGCCCGGTCGGATCGCATATGGCCGGGGCTCCGCGTCAGGTCAACGTCCTCAAAGAAGCGGATCGGTGGCGAGTTCTGCGGACCCGGCGGCCTTTGTCGGTTTCAAACGTTGACAAGGAAATGTTCCCTGGTGAGTTCACCAAAGGCGACATGATTCAGTACTACGCCTCGGTCGCCCCACTCCTGCTTCCCCATCTGGCCGATCGCCCCATTTCGATGAGCCGATATCCAAACGGTATTGGCGGGGCATCCTTCTACGAAAAGCGGGCGCCCGGCCACCAGCCGGATTGGATGGCGACCGGCCTGGTGTCGTCTGAATCGATGGGCGGTGACATCGACTTTCTTCTGGCGGCCAACCGGGAATCACTTATGTGGTTCGCCAACATGGGTTGCATTGAGTTGCATCCGTTCCACTCTCGATGGACCACGCCCGATACGCCTGACTGGGCCGTGTTCGACTTGGACCCCGCTGGTGAGGTGACCTGGCAGCAGGTGGTGGACACAGCCCGTCTGTTGGAGACGCTGCTTGGTCAGCTTGGTCTGGTCGGGTTCCCCAAACTGTCAGGGTCTCGGGGGATTCATGTGTACGTTCCGCTCGCCGCGGGTCACACCCAAGAACGGGTCCGGAATTTTGTGTATGCCGTCGGCAAGCTGATGGCGGCTGCCAATCCGGTCGACATCACCATGGAATGGGATAAACCGAAGCGCGGCAATCGGGTTTTCATCGACGCCTTTCGGAACGCCACCGGCCAAACCATCGCATCCGTCTACTCGATCCGACCTCGTCCGGGAGCTCCGATCTCAATCCCCATCCTGTGGGATGAGTTGGATGATCTGAAGAACGGCGACATCACCCTGGCCAATGTGTGGGATCGCCTTGCCAAACACGGTGATCTGTTCGCGGGCGTGCTGTCCTGCAATCAGGATCTCACCGGCGCCGAAGAAGCCCTCCAACTCCCCTGAAGCGACCAACCGAGGGCCCCAACTCCCGATACCGGGCGCACGAACCCAGGGTTGAACCCGGGGTTCCAGCACCCGGTTGTGGGCGCTGGGGCCCTCGGAACGGGAGCTTCAGGCGGCGTCGGCGGCGTTGAGGACCCAGGCATACCCAGCTTGGGGGTCCTCGACCGCAATTCGACAGGCCCACCCGGTCGTCGGGTAGAGGTCCGACCACCAGTACCAGCGGAGTTCGGCTCCGGCTGCCCCGAGTTCATCGGGATTGGGTGGCCATTCATCGGTGAATTCGGTGAGGCATGCCAGAGCCCACCAGGCGGCGAATCGACCTGAGGCGCCGCCGGTGCGTTGGCCGTGGGCGCCCCCACCCGAGGCGGTCCATGCCATCAGCGCCATGGCCTGGTCTAAACGGATCTCGGTCATCTCGGCCTGCTTGAGACCAAGCGCGGCGATCGCCGATGCGGCAGTTCCTTCCACGGCGAGTGCCTCGGCCGTACCATTCGAGTGCTCGGTCCAGGTAGCCGCAAGATGAGCAAGCGCTTCGGTCGTTTCGAGATCGGTGATGACCTCCCCTGGAGCTCCGAGTTCGACTATCTCTCCGGGCTCGACGGCCGGAGGATCGGCCTCCACTCGATCTGATTTGTACTTGGGTAGGGCGTATTCGGGTTCCCAACTGGATAGGGACACGGGTATTTCCAGTACCGGGTTGGCGTCAGCTGGGGGATCGCCGCGCAATG
It encodes the following:
- a CDS encoding N-acetyltransferase gives rise to the protein MNAPFVPVDFVVPESFVGPGFRLEPLAAAHNERDHAAWMSSIEHILATPGSETWGGSWPVPMTLEENLSDLNRHAKEFAERVAFAYSILDGDDVVGCLYIKPTDMDDHDVEVKSWVRASRAELDRVVWEAVSDWLATVWPFLNPCYAPRP
- the ligD gene encoding non-homologous end-joining DNA ligase, giving the protein MLRFGMSGLPPEGVDDAVFLDELVSRGHSAYELGFTKDFPWKEKRCVAFGKAAAERGIDVSLHAPYFAILTGADDEKAKLPVSALEHSMKLGRALGARIICAHIGVHGDREPAATMDLVRRRLDYLSPKIAHLGVALGFETSGNDNNFGSIGDIALLAEEFPFVYPLIDWAHVHATTRGALTSVEAFDQVLGFVIDSFPEWKTDPLQCQFSDNEFGEHGEIRHVRYGTGTLRIEPLIEAAWNRGIDMVVISESRDRESHDEIYAEAVVATVRVRGSDEGRPVGSHMAGAPRQVNVLKEADRWRVLRTRRPLSVSNVDKEMFPGEFTKGDMIQYYASVAPLLLPHLADRPISMSRYPNGIGGASFYEKRAPGHQPDWMATGLVSSESMGGDIDFLLAANRESLMWFANMGCIELHPFHSRWTTPDTPDWAVFDLDPAGEVTWQQVVDTARLLETLLGQLGLVGFPKLSGSRGIHVYVPLAAGHTQERVRNFVYAVGKLMAAANPVDITMEWDKPKRGNRVFIDAFRNATGQTIASVYSIRPRPGAPISIPILWDELDDLKNGDITLANVWDRLAKHGDLFAGVLSCNQDLTGAEEALQLP